The Microbispora sp. ZYX-F-249 sequence GTCCACGTCGCCGGCCTTGACCGCGCGCACGCCCTCGTCCAGCAGGGACAGTGCCCGCTCCCGCTCCTGCGGCATCAAGGGCGCGTCCTCGACCAGCTGGCGCAGCACACCCAGCGGCATGTCCCGCTCCAGCGGCGAGCCCGTCGCGCTGACGGCCAGCGCGCCCAGCTCGATGGCCTGCTCCGCGAACGTGTGCAGCAGCATGCTCTTGCCGGTCGCCACGGCGCCGTCGACCAGGGCGACCCTGCCCCTGCCCATGACCGCGCCGGCGAGGAGGGCCTCGAGCAGCGCCAGTTCCGCTTCGCGTTCGACCATGGTCATCGCCGTCTCCCCGCCTTCCATCGGTCACCGTCCGATCGTCACCCGCCGGGTCCGCCCGGCGTCGTGGCGCCAGTGGCGCCGTCCCGTTACCTCGCCGTCGCCCCATGCGGGCGGCCGGTGCCGCGAAGCCCGGCCGGCGGCGGAGCGCACCGCGGCGAGTGCGGCCTTCACGACGTCCCCATCGATCCCGGCCCCCCAGTGGCAGGCGCCGTCCGTCCGGTACTCGGCGTACACGGCGGCGTCGCCCCGGCCCGCCGCGCCCGCGCCGCCCGCCGGGCGGACGTGGTGGACGGCACTCACCCGCAGGCCGTGGCGGGCGAGCGCCGCGCGCACCGCCGGGACCGCGTCCGTCCCCGCCGGACCGGTACGCGACCACCCGGCGGCGATGTGCAGGGTGACCGTCCCGCGTGCCTCCACGGCCGGCGGCATCGGCCCTCCGGGCCGCATGTACTCGCGCTCGAAGACCTCCAGGAGCCGCTCGGGCGTCAGCTCCCCGCCGTCCGCGTCCGCCAGCGCCTGCACCCGGCGGGCGAAGTCGGCCCGCAGGCCGCGCGGAAGATCGAGCCCGTGCCGCGCGCTCATGACGTAGGCCAGGCCGCCCTTGCCCGACTGGCTGTTGATCCGCACCACGGCCTCGTACGTCCGGCCCACCTCCTGCGGGTCCAGCGGCAGGTAGGGCACCTGCCACTTCAGGTCGTCCGTGCCGGTCCCGGCGTGGGCGGCCTCCCGCTCCAGGGCGTCGAAGCCCTTCTTGATGGCGTCCTGGTGGGACCCGGAGAACGCGGTGTAGACGAGGGACCCGCCGTAGGGGTGCCGTGGATGGACCGGCACTCCCGTGCAGTGCTCGACCGTGCGGCGCACGCGGTCGAGGTCGGAGAAGTCGACGCCGGGGTCCACTCCCTGCGTGGCGAGGTTGAGTCCCAGCGTGACCAGGCACACGTTGCCCGCCCGCTCCCCGTTGCCGAACAGGCAGCCCTCGACCCGGTCGGCGCCCGCCATGACGGCCAGCTCCGCCGTGGCGACGCCGGTTCCCCGGTCGTTGTGCGGGTGCACCGAGAGGCACACGTGCTCGCGCCGGGAGAGGTTGCGGTGCATCCACTCGATCTGGTCGGCGAAGACGTTCGGCGTCGCGCGCTCGACGGTCGTGGGGAAGTTCAGGATGATCTCGCGGCCGGCCTCCGGCTGCCAGACGTCCATGACCGCCTCGCAGACCTCCAGCGCGAATTCCGGCTCGGTGTCGTTGAAGTGCTCGGGCGAGAACTGGTAGCCGAGGTCGCAACCGTCCAGCGTCCGCTCGGCGTACTTCATCACGAGCCGCGTTCCCCGGACCGCGAGGTCCTTGCACTCGTCGCGGCTCATCCCGAACACCAGGCCGCGGAACAGCGGCGAGGTCGCGGCGTAGAGGTGGACGGTGGCGCGCGGCGCGCCCTCCAGGCTCGCGACCGTGCGCTCGATCAGCTCGTCCCTGGCCTGCGTGAGAACGGAGATCCGTACGTCGCCGGGAATCAGGTCGCGCTCGACGAGCATCCGGACGAAGTCGTAGTCGTCCTTGCTGGCCGCGGGGAAGCCGACCTCGATCTCCTTGTAGCCCATGTCCACCAGGAGGTCGAACATCATGAGCTTCCGGGCGGGCGTCATCGGCTCGGCCAGCGACTGGTTGCCGTCGCGGAGGTCGGTGGACAGCCAGCGCGGCGCCGCCTCGACGACCGCGTCCGGCCACGCGCGCCCGTCGAGAGGAACCCGCGCGGATCCGCTGTAGCGTCTGATCTTCACAGTCGATTCCTTTTCTGCGGGCGAATACGCCTCAGCTGTGCGAGCCGAAATAGACGGAGTACGAAAACGGCGAGAGCAGAACCCGCACCTGGTAGGTGTCGGCATCGTCGTGCATCCGGAACATGGCCGAGATCTCGGGGTACGCGGCGGTGAGACCCAGTCCGACGAAGTAGGGGTCGGTCTCGAACACGATTCGGTGCAATCCGCGCTCGAATCGGTGAGCGCGCCATTCGGCGATTCGCCCCTCGTGGTCGGTCTCCGCTTTGACCTCCGTCAGCCAGAGGCCGTTCTCGATGCGTTCGAGCCGCACCCGAACACCCGCGGCCGGCCGGCCGTATGTGCCGTCCAGCACGTGCAGAGCAACGTTCATCTCTTCGCCACACAATCCCGGGCCCTTGCCGGCCCGGCGTCACGCCGTCGTCTTGTCGGTCCTGGTCGGCCCGGACACCGCCGGCCTCACGCAGGCGCCGCCCGGGCTGTTCCACAGATTGCCGCGCCCCGCTATCGGCCCGGCATCGCCCGGTTATCGCCTCGGCATCCGGCGCGGCGGCCGTCTCGCGCCGGACGGGCGGCGGCGTACGGCGAGCGGCCCGCCCGCCGTCCCCCACGGCCGCCGCGAAACCCGGCTTCCACCGCTTCCACCTGCGCTGATGGCTGCCTGACAGCACGGCGATAAGGCCCGGATGGCGTGGTCGATGAACGTCGATCCCGTCAGCCGATCGGCGCAACGAGCGCCGCGACAGGTGGAGGTAACCAGTGGCCGCCAGGACCAGCATCGTCAAGCGACTCGCCGTCTCCGTCTTCATCTCGCTCACGGCCGCGGCGTCCGTAGGCGTGGTCGCCTCGGCGGTGTCGGCGGCCCCGGCCCACGCGAGCGGCGGCGTGACGCCGGCCTCGACTCCCACCCCCACCCCGACCACCACCCACGTGAACCCCTGGGACTGATTCAAGCCGCCGGCGGGACCGGCGATGGAGGGCCCGGAGCGGCCGGAGATCCACGGATCTCCGGCCGCTCCGGCCTTGTTAATGCCGTCTGTCGCCCCCCGGAATTAACCCACCGGACGAACATTCGCCTAGCCACGGACCGCCATGCGCTGTACGATCCCTGACACCAATACCGATACAGGACGGGCGGTCGACTATGCGTCGGAATAGGTGCGGCGTCGCCTGACTCCCGGTCGGACCGGGCGTTGGCACCCCCCCATTGACAGGCTTTCCGTAAACTGCTGAAGCACGCGAGCGACCCATCGAGGTCCTCCATTCATCACTTTGCACAGCGTGAGCAGTTACATCCTCGCTGTACACGGCGTGAGCAGTTTTCAAAGGAGACGTAGGTGGAATTTCGCCTACTGGGAGCGCTCGAAGTCACCGCGGACGGGCAACGTCTTGACCTCGGAGGCGTGCGGCAACACACGGTTCTGGCCGTCCTGCTGTTGGAGGCCAACCGGCCGGTGCCGGTGCACCGTCTCATGGAGGCCATCTACGGGGACGACCCCCCGGCCACCTCGCGCGCCCAGGTGCAGATCTGCATCTCGGCACT is a genomic window containing:
- a CDS encoding 2-isopropylmalate synthase, with translation MKIRRYSGSARVPLDGRAWPDAVVEAAPRWLSTDLRDGNQSLAEPMTPARKLMMFDLLVDMGYKEIEVGFPAASKDDYDFVRMLVERDLIPGDVRISVLTQARDELIERTVASLEGAPRATVHLYAATSPLFRGLVFGMSRDECKDLAVRGTRLVMKYAERTLDGCDLGYQFSPEHFNDTEPEFALEVCEAVMDVWQPEAGREIILNFPTTVERATPNVFADQIEWMHRNLSRREHVCLSVHPHNDRGTGVATAELAVMAGADRVEGCLFGNGERAGNVCLVTLGLNLATQGVDPGVDFSDLDRVRRTVEHCTGVPVHPRHPYGGSLVYTAFSGSHQDAIKKGFDALEREAAHAGTGTDDLKWQVPYLPLDPQEVGRTYEAVVRINSQSGKGGLAYVMSARHGLDLPRGLRADFARRVQALADADGGELTPERLLEVFEREYMRPGGPMPPAVEARGTVTLHIAAGWSRTGPAGTDAVPAVRAALARHGLRVSAVHHVRPAGGAGAAGRGDAAVYAEYRTDGACHWGAGIDGDVVKAALAAVRSAAGRASRHRPPAWGDGEVTGRRHWRHDAGRTRRVTIGR
- the uraH gene encoding hydroxyisourate hydrolase, which translates into the protein MNVALHVLDGTYGRPAAGVRVRLERIENGLWLTEVKAETDHEGRIAEWRAHRFERGLHRIVFETDPYFVGLGLTAAYPEISAMFRMHDDADTYQVRVLLSPFSYSVYFGSHS